The Paenibacillus amylolyticus genome contains the following window.
TTCGGAGTCTGGATAACGTGGATCAGGTGCTGCTGCGTGTGATGGCAGAAGATGAATGGATGCATAAACGACATCTGTTGCTTGCTGCCGACATTCGGCGCGGAGAGTGGCCCTTGTATGCGATTGACACATTGCGGAACTGGAAAAGTGCGACCTTTTCAGACGAATTGAAGGACTGGTTTCATTTGATGGAGACCGAACTCTGGAAGAAGCAGTTCGAAATGACAAGTCAGGGGTAATAGAATAAGCAGGATTCAGTGCGTGCCCGATCAACATATGCTATAATATATAAGATTGTAGTGCAGAAATGGTTTAACAATGTTAAGGCTTCGGAGGCTGAGAATGAATTCATATCGCGTACCCCAACTAGCAAAGAAATATACGGATTACGACATGATTCGACAACATACGGAAATCCCATCATTTCCGGATAGCCGGGCACGTCTGTTGCAGGTATTTGTGGGCCGCACAGACGAAAAGGTGCATCAAGAGTTATATGCTCTTGCAACTTCGCTCGTTCAGTTGGCCATGGATACGCATGATCGAATCGATACTATTTCCGGTGAGCGGAGAGAGCAGGAGATGCGTTCACGCCAATTGAACGTACTCGCCGGAGATTATTTAAGTAGCCGTTTCTATCAATTGCTTGCCCATGCGGGCAGAATTGAAATGATTGGCAAACTCAGTGGTGCCGTATCCGAAGTGAACGCACGCAAGATGACGCTGTATGAACGGATGAAGAAGCTTCTCGTTTCGGCTGACGAATACTTGCGTGAAACGGTACAGCTGAGGATGCAGCTGTTTCTTTCATTTACAGGCATGATTCCAGATAAGGAAGAGTCACTGTGGAACAGCCTGTTGACCGAATTCAGCACCTGCGAAACGATCGTGGAAGAATTGAATTGGATGAATGATGACAAACAATATCTTCACAGCTATGCATACTGGCACATCAACGAGCATGGTAA
Protein-coding sequences here:
- a CDS encoding heptaprenyl diphosphate synthase component 1, translating into MNSYRVPQLAKKYTDYDMIRQHTEIPSFPDSRARLLQVFVGRTDEKVHQELYALATSLVQLAMDTHDRIDTISGERREQEMRSRQLNVLAGDYLSSRFYQLLAHAGRIEMIGKLSGAVSEVNARKMTLYERMKKLLVSADEYLRETVQLRMQLFLSFTGMIPDKEESLWNSLLTEFSTCETIVEELNWMNDDKQYLHSYAYWHINEHGNDDERNVLRQSEPDARAWNAMVLKHRVGEVLLDKLRECTHRIQLLLQDEEGRMGLHEIHAILEPYLAYLQPSHAAVRED